A region from the Variovorax sp. V93 genome encodes:
- a CDS encoding metal-dependent hydrolase gives MTDLVVRRLLIDLQTPFDRNWCGGDAFSTAFFNALSMSFPFGEQFFIDAVRDAAATLPAQAQEALRADVRGFIGQEATHRRIHSLFNTHLQDQGLVDGWTPRASRRMQLLEGADPRHALAATAATEHFTAMFAEWLLAHPQVLDGAEPRLRTMWLWHSAEELEHKAVAFDIYQAAQGSGAWRKRWFRRVTLMFLGDLMRQTADNLRREGQLWKWATWKSAARILLGRGGLFSGNWRSWRSYFRADFHPAQQDSSLSARWLENNRVQYTPVGAAAEALQ, from the coding sequence ATGACCGATCTTGTGGTGCGCCGCCTTCTGATCGACCTGCAGACCCCATTCGACCGCAACTGGTGCGGCGGCGACGCATTCTCCACCGCCTTTTTCAATGCGCTGTCGATGAGCTTTCCATTCGGCGAGCAGTTCTTCATCGACGCCGTGCGCGACGCCGCCGCCACGCTGCCGGCGCAAGCGCAGGAAGCGCTTCGTGCCGACGTGCGCGGCTTCATCGGCCAGGAGGCCACGCACCGGCGCATTCATTCGCTTTTCAACACCCATCTGCAGGACCAGGGTCTGGTGGACGGCTGGACGCCCCGTGCCTCCAGGCGCATGCAGTTGCTGGAGGGCGCCGATCCACGCCATGCGCTGGCAGCCACCGCGGCCACCGAACACTTCACCGCCATGTTCGCCGAGTGGCTGCTCGCCCATCCCCAGGTGCTCGACGGCGCCGAGCCGCGGCTGCGCACCATGTGGCTCTGGCACAGCGCCGAAGAACTGGAGCACAAGGCCGTGGCCTTCGACATCTACCAGGCTGCGCAAGGGTCCGGCGCCTGGCGCAAGCGCTGGTTCCGGCGCGTGACCCTGATGTTCCTGGGCGACCTGATGCGCCAGACCGCCGACAACCTGCGCCGCGAAGGCCAGCTGTGGAAATGGGCGACCTGGAAGAGCGCCGCGCGCATCCTGCTCGGCAGAGGCGGCTTGTTCAGCGGCAACTGGCGGTCCTGGCGCAGTTACTTTCGCGCCGATTTCCATCCGGCGCAGCAGGACAGCAGCCTGTCGGCACGCTGGCTCGAGAACAACCGCGTGCAATACACGCCTGTGGGCGCGGCGGCCGAGGCTCTTCAGTAG
- a CDS encoding TetR/AcrR family transcriptional regulator, producing the protein MSIAIEKPALAAPSAEPAPEHYARLLEGMARAVAAKGYADSTIADIVREAAVSRRTFYEHFTTKSECLIALYEAASKLALRAVSEAFDPAQPWHAQVERTITAYFDYLAQDPALLRTLFVEILGLGMPGLAARRRVNGEIAGFIQAAINSGGGGHGGLAAHLTSEMAMTVVGGINELVLQAIEQDRVGDLGQLVAPATRLVRAVAAESAR; encoded by the coding sequence ATGAGCATCGCGATCGAAAAACCAGCCCTTGCCGCCCCCTCTGCAGAACCGGCCCCTGAGCACTACGCCCGGTTGCTGGAAGGCATGGCGCGCGCCGTGGCCGCGAAGGGCTACGCGGACTCCACCATTGCCGACATCGTGCGCGAGGCCGCTGTTTCGCGCCGCACCTTCTACGAGCACTTCACGACCAAGTCGGAGTGCCTGATTGCGCTGTACGAGGCGGCCAGCAAGCTGGCGCTGCGCGCCGTGAGCGAGGCCTTCGATCCGGCGCAACCCTGGCATGCGCAGGTGGAGCGGACGATCACCGCGTATTTCGACTACCTCGCGCAGGACCCGGCGCTGCTGCGCACGCTGTTCGTCGAGATCCTCGGCCTGGGCATGCCGGGGCTGGCGGCGCGGCGCCGGGTGAACGGCGAAATCGCCGGCTTCATCCAGGCTGCCATCAACAGCGGCGGTGGCGGGCACGGCGGCCTTGCGGCGCACCTCACGAGCGAAATGGCGATGACCGTGGTGGGCGGCATCAACGAACTGGTGCTGCAGGCCATCGAGCAGGACCGCGTGGGTGACCTGGGCCAACTGGTGGCGCCGGCCACGCGCCTGGTGCGCGCGGTGGCGGCCGAGAGCGCCAGGTAG
- a CDS encoding nuclear transport factor 2 family protein, translating to MPTTERLEAFVAAVESGAHAQAIEDYYTEDATMRENQAEPRRGRSALVAREQATLDRTASVVSTCVRPVFVNGEHVVIRWVFDFRFKDGKAMRMEELAWQRWEGERIAQEEFFYDPAQARPA from the coding sequence ATGCCCACCACGGAAAGACTCGAGGCCTTCGTTGCCGCCGTGGAAAGCGGCGCGCACGCCCAGGCCATCGAGGACTACTACACCGAGGACGCGACCATGCGCGAGAACCAGGCCGAGCCCCGGCGCGGCCGCAGCGCGCTGGTTGCCCGCGAGCAGGCGACGCTGGACCGCACCGCCTCGGTGGTTTCGACCTGTGTGCGGCCGGTGTTCGTGAACGGCGAACACGTGGTGATCCGCTGGGTCTTCGATTTCCGCTTCAAGGACGGCAAGGCCATGCGCATGGAAGAGCTCGCCTGGCAGCGCTGGGAGGGCGAGCGCATCGCCCAGGAAGAGTTCTTCTACGATCCGGCGCAGGCCAGGCCCGCCTGA